One Spinacia oleracea cultivar Varoflay chromosome 4, BTI_SOV_V1, whole genome shotgun sequence DNA segment encodes these proteins:
- the LOC130459926 gene encoding uncharacterized protein, with protein sequence MKTDAITSNIAETFNGYIIQARTKHLIFMLEDIKNNLMQKLVLKRQQMEKSTSILCPRIKQKLEKEKEKAANCDVIPSTDTLFNVNYYPDQLVVDLEARTCSCRKWHMLIIPCCHAIACIFFQNKEAEVFVDQCFRREEYLTAYAGSAPPIDGERYWPTIEYHLDPPPIKIGPGKPRRNRVKDPFENPKKPGHLTRTGMEMTCSVYKVKGHNKRRCPNRDIAVIVEPAPKRPRGRPRHDGQPPNSRALSVIAPSSTVAQATTPTPQYIGHTQPLLQLHLLE encoded by the exons ATGAAAACAGACGCAATAACCTCCAACATAGCAGAGACATTCAATGGCTATATTATTCAAGCCAGAACCAAACATCTGATCTTCATGTTAGAAGACATCAAGAACAACTTGATGCAAAAGCTGGTGTTGAAAAGACAGCAAATGGAGAAGTCGACATCAATCCTCTGCCCAAGAATTAAACAGAAGCTTGAAAAGGAGAAGGAAAAGGCTGCAAACTGTGATGTTATACCCTCAACGGATACCTTGTTCAATGTCAATTACTATCCAGATCAGTTGGTGGTTGACTTAGAAGCGAGGACATGTTCATGCAGAAAGTGGCACATGCTTATAATTCCATGTTGTCATGCCATTGCGTGTATCTTTTTCCAGAACAAGGAAGCCGAAGTGTTTGTTGACCAATGCTTCCGGAGAGAAGAATACTTAACTGCATATGCAG GTTCAGCTCCACCTATTGACGGAGAAAGGTATTGGCCAACAATTGAATACCATTTGGATCCCCCTCCCATCAAAATAGGGCCAGGCAAACCAAGGAGAAATAGGGTCAAGGATCCTTTTGAGAACCCGAAGAAGCCTGGTCACCTAACAAGGACCGGGATGGAAATGACTTGTAGTGTGTATAAAGTCAAAGGGCATAACAAAAGAAGGTGTCCTAACAGAGACATTGCTGTTATTGTAGAACCAGCCCCTAAAAGGCCTAGGGGTAGACCAAGGCATGATGGTCAGCCCCCTAACTCTCGTGCTCTATCTGTTATTGCCCCATCATCTACAGTTGCTCAAGCTACAACACCTACACCACAATACATAGGCCACACACAACCACTTCTGCAGTTGCATCTTCTCGAATAA